A segment of the Actinomycetes bacterium genome:
TCCCGCCGTCCACCCCGAGGACGGTGCCCGTCGTGGATGCGGCCGCCGGTGACGCGAGGTAGGCGATGGCGGCGGCGACCTCCTCGGCGGTGACCAGCCGCCCCATCGGCTGTCGTCGGCGAAGCGCCTCCGCGGTGGCCGCCGGGTCCTCGGCGGCTTGCAGCAGCCGTGAGACCCACGGGGTGTCCGCGGTCCCCGGGGCGACCGCGTTCACCCGGATGCCCTCGCCGACGTGGTCGGCGGCCATGGCGAGCGTGAGCGCCGCCACGGCACCCTTGCTCGCCGAGTAGAGCGCGCGCTGCCTGACTCCGACGAAGGCGACGACGGAGCAGGTGTTCACCACTGCAGCGTGCGGCGAGCGACGCAGGTGCGGAAGCGCCGCGCGCGTCACGCGGGCGATCCCGACGACGTTGACGTCGAGCACGCGGGCCCACTCCTCGTCGTCGTTGTGCCCGACGTCCCCCGTCGCCCCGATCCCCGCGTTGTTGACGAGGACGTCGATCCCGCCGAGGCGTTCGGCCGCCTCGGTCACCGCCCGGTCCACCGAG
Coding sequences within it:
- a CDS encoding SDR family oxidoreductase, yielding MTDFDGLVALVTGGNSGIGAATVRMLAGRGARVAALDVAVDAVDSAILALECDVTDSASVDRAVTEAAERLGGIDVLVNNAGIGATGDVGHNDDEEWARVLDVNVVGIARVTRAALPHLRRSPHAAVVNTCSVVAFVGVRQRALYSASKGAVAALTLAMAADHVGEGIRVNAVAPGTADTPWVSRLLQAAEDPAATAEALRRRQPMGRLVTAEEVAAAIAYLASPAAASTTGTVLGVDGGMAGLRL